In Mariluticola halotolerans, one DNA window encodes the following:
- a CDS encoding CvpA family protein: MLTAFDVIVGILVLISAILATARGLTREVLSLATWAGSAAIAVWMWHYHPEIARGYIREEIVADIATIVLSFIVSLIVLHLITMRIADFVVDSKIGPLDRTLGFVFGGLRGILIAVVIVVLGQWLQWGGLGQFVDGSRTVPPLASLGESLIRVLPDDLEQAVSGFLSDDPEPAIDVPAEEGTDAGEVGLQTL; the protein is encoded by the coding sequence ATGCTAACCGCATTCGACGTTATTGTCGGTATCCTCGTCCTGATTTCCGCAATACTGGCGACGGCGCGCGGCCTGACACGCGAAGTGCTGTCACTGGCAACATGGGCCGGCTCTGCCGCCATTGCCGTATGGATGTGGCATTATCACCCTGAAATTGCGCGCGGTTATATCCGCGAAGAGATCGTGGCAGATATCGCCACCATCGTTCTCAGCTTCATTGTCTCGCTGATCGTTCTGCACCTCATCACCATGCGAATCGCCGATTTTGTCGTTGATTCAAAGATTGGCCCGCTCGACAGAACCCTTGGTTTCGTCTTCGGCGGCTTGCGCGGCATACTGATCGCCGTGGTGATTGTGGTGCTCGGTCAATGGCTCCAGTGGGGCGGGCTTGGGCAGTTTGTTGATGGTTCGCGCACCGTGCCGCCTCTTGCGTCCCTTGGAGAAAGCCTGATACGCGTGTTACCGGACGATCTGGAACAGGCCGTGAGCGGTTTCCTGAGCGATGATCCTGAACCGGCGATCGATGTGCCGGCTGAAGAAGGTACCGATGCAGGTGAAGTCGGGCTTCAGACATTGTAA
- the rplI gene encoding 50S ribosomal protein L9, giving the protein MKVILLERVGRYGSIGDEVVVKNGYARNFLLPQGKALRATQANRARFEAERATIEKRNEERRNEAAGIAAGLNGHSVVMVRQAGENGQLYGSVSSRDIAEALVADGFQVLRSQVDLAAPIKTVGIHPIALNLHAEVEINVNVNVARSTDEAERQAKGEDMTVFSFDDDEPEQEEVAAEDAAEADDAEAVVDGEETERQEDA; this is encoded by the coding sequence ATGAAAGTTATTCTGCTTGAACGCGTCGGCCGCTATGGCTCGATCGGTGACGAAGTTGTCGTCAAAAACGGCTATGCCCGCAATTTCCTTCTGCCCCAGGGCAAGGCATTGCGCGCCACCCAGGCCAACCGCGCCCGTTTCGAAGCCGAACGCGCAACGATCGAAAAGCGCAACGAAGAACGCCGCAACGAAGCCGCAGGCATTGCCGCCGGCCTCAATGGCCACAGCGTTGTCATGGTCCGTCAGGCTGGTGAAAACGGCCAGCTTTACGGTTCGGTTTCCTCGCGGGATATCGCTGAAGCGCTGGTTGCCGATGGCTTCCAGGTTCTGCGTAGCCAGGTAGACCTCGCTGCACCGATCAAGACCGTTGGCATTCATCCGATTGCCCTCAACCTGCACGCTGAAGTTGAAATCAACGTCAACGTCAACGTGGCCCGCTCCACCGATGAAGCCGAGCGTCAGGCCAAGGGTGAAGACATGACCGTGTTCAGCTTTGACGATGATGAGCCTGAGCAGGAAGAAGTTGCCGCAGAAGACGCAGCCGAGGCAGATGATGCCGAAGCCGTTGTCGACGGCGAAGAAACCGAACGGCAGGAAGACGCGTAA
- the purF gene encoding amidophosphoribosyltransferase gives MEGDTLREECGVFGILGHEDGAALTALGLHALQHRGQEAAGIVSFDGQQFHSERTMGLVGDHYTNPATLAKLPGAAAMGHVRYSTTGETVLRNVQPLFAELEVGGIAIAHNGNLTNGLTLRRHLIATGAICQSTSDTEVVLHLIARSQKKDSAERFVDALSHVEGAYSMVALTRTKLIGARDPNGIRPLVLGDLDGKPIFASETCALDIIGAKFVRDVESGEVIVCEVQSDGSISVRSFKPFEQKRERLCLFEYVYFARPDSIVGGRSVYTARKRMGINLAKESPLEADVVVPVPDGGTPAALGFSQESGIPFEYGIIRNHYVGRTFIEPTQHIRALGVRLKHSANREQINGKRVVLVDDSIVRGTTSLKIVQMIREAGAKEVHMRVASPMITHSDYYGIDTPDPEKLLANQYPNLEAMRQYIGVDSLEFLSIDGLYDAVGGSPRNNEAPQFTDHYFTGNYPTALTDLSGADRNDRNKLSLLKEAG, from the coding sequence ATGGAAGGTGACACGCTGCGCGAAGAGTGTGGCGTGTTTGGCATTCTCGGGCACGAGGATGGCGCTGCACTGACCGCTCTGGGTTTGCATGCCCTCCAGCATCGCGGGCAGGAAGCGGCGGGCATTGTCAGCTTTGACGGCCAGCAGTTTCATTCAGAACGCACCATGGGCCTTGTTGGCGATCATTACACCAACCCGGCAACCCTGGCGAAACTGCCCGGCGCTGCCGCTATGGGGCATGTGCGCTATTCCACGACAGGCGAGACCGTGTTGCGCAATGTGCAGCCCCTGTTTGCCGAACTGGAAGTTGGCGGCATTGCCATTGCGCATAACGGTAATCTGACCAATGGCCTCACCTTGCGCCGACATCTGATTGCCACCGGCGCTATTTGCCAATCCACATCAGATACAGAAGTTGTGCTGCACCTTATTGCCCGCTCGCAGAAAAAGGATTCTGCGGAACGGTTTGTTGATGCGCTCAGCCATGTGGAAGGTGCCTATTCCATGGTCGCCCTCACCCGCACCAAGCTGATTGGCGCGCGCGATCCCAACGGCATTCGACCCCTGGTTCTTGGCGATCTTGACGGCAAGCCTATTTTTGCCTCGGAAACCTGTGCGCTGGACATTATCGGCGCGAAGTTCGTGCGCGATGTGGAGAGCGGCGAAGTCATCGTTTGCGAAGTGCAGTCTGATGGGTCGATCAGCGTGCGCTCGTTCAAGCCGTTCGAGCAGAAACGCGAGCGGCTCTGCCTGTTTGAATATGTCTATTTCGCCCGGCCCGATTCAATCGTTGGCGGCCGCAGTGTCTATACGGCCCGCAAGCGCATGGGCATCAATCTCGCCAAGGAATCCCCGCTTGAGGCTGACGTGGTCGTGCCCGTCCCCGATGGTGGCACGCCGGCGGCGCTGGGCTTCAGTCAGGAAAGCGGCATTCCGTTCGAATACGGCATTATCCGCAACCATTATGTGGGCCGGACCTTTATTGAGCCGACCCAGCATATCCGGGCGCTGGGTGTCCGGTTGAAGCATTCGGCCAATCGCGAGCAGATCAACGGCAAGCGGGTTGTGCTGGTCGATGACAGCATTGTGCGCGGCACCACCTCGCTCAAGATCGTCCAGATGATCCGGGAAGCCGGGGCCAAGGAAGTGCATATGCGCGTCGCCAGCCCGATGATCACCCATTCCGACTATTATGGCATCGACACGCCCGACCCGGAGAAACTGCTGGCCAATCAGTATCCGAACCTTGAGGCCATGCGACAATATATCGGCGTGGATTCGCTTGAGTTTCTCTCCATCGACGGGCTTTATGACGCCGTGGGCGGCAGCCCGCGCAACAATGAAGCGCCGCAGTTCACCGATCACTATTTCACCGGCAACTATCCCACGGCACTGACTGACCTGTCCGGCGCTGACCGGAATGACCGTAACAAGCTTTCGCTGCTCAAAGAGGCCGGCTAA
- the radA gene encoding DNA repair protein RadA, producing the protein MAKRRSSFVCQACGAVSSRWTGRCESCGEWNTIVEEVVDGGVGGGPKTAIAAGRPAPLSSLSGESEDAARIVTGIGELDRVTGGGFVVGSALLVGGDPGIGKSTMLLQAAAALANSGKRVIYVSGEEAVAQVRLRAQRLGLADSPVLLASETNVETILATLQQGDTPHLVIIDSIQTLWTDRVESAPGTVTQVRTSAQALTRFAKKTGAAVVLVGHVTKDGQIAGPRVVEHMVDAVLYFEGDASHTFRILRGVKNRYGATDEIGVFEMTQDGLTEVGNPSALFLDQRDEDATGSAVFAGMEGTRPVLVEIQALVAPSPLGTPRRAVVGWDSSRLSMVLAVLETRCGVRIGANDIYLNVAGGLKINEPAADLAVAAALISSLTNAPLPSDAVYFGEISLSGGVRPVSHAALRLRESGKLGFASAYTGRIAKSDGSETLRLHEFSSLSELVGRIAASAPPPQEPSED; encoded by the coding sequence ATGGCAAAGCGGCGGTCCTCTTTTGTCTGTCAGGCGTGCGGCGCCGTCTCGTCCCGCTGGACGGGGCGCTGCGAGAGCTGTGGCGAATGGAACACGATTGTTGAAGAAGTGGTCGATGGCGGCGTGGGCGGCGGTCCCAAGACCGCGATTGCGGCAGGCCGCCCGGCCCCGCTCTCCAGCCTTTCGGGCGAAAGCGAAGATGCAGCCCGCATTGTCACCGGCATTGGCGAGCTTGACCGGGTCACCGGCGGTGGTTTTGTCGTGGGGTCGGCGCTTCTTGTGGGTGGCGATCCGGGCATCGGCAAGTCGACCATGCTGTTGCAGGCAGCGGCGGCCTTGGCCAATAGCGGCAAGCGCGTCATTTATGTCTCGGGCGAGGAAGCTGTGGCGCAGGTGCGGTTACGGGCCCAGCGGCTGGGACTGGCCGACAGCCCGGTATTGCTGGCAAGCGAAACCAATGTCGAAACCATTCTGGCAACCTTGCAGCAGGGCGACACGCCCCATCTGGTCATCATCGATTCCATCCAGACCTTGTGGACCGATCGTGTGGAAAGCGCCCCCGGCACCGTGACGCAGGTGCGCACCAGTGCGCAGGCACTCACCCGGTTTGCCAAAAAAACCGGTGCCGCCGTTGTTCTTGTGGGGCATGTCACCAAGGACGGGCAGATTGCCGGGCCCCGCGTCGTCGAACACATGGTCGATGCGGTTTTGTATTTCGAGGGTGATGCCAGTCACACGTTCCGCATTTTGCGCGGGGTCAAGAACCGCTATGGGGCCACCGACGAGATCGGTGTGTTCGAGATGACCCAGGACGGGCTGACCGAGGTGGGGAACCCCTCGGCCCTGTTTCTCGATCAACGCGACGAGGATGCCACCGGTTCGGCTGTTTTCGCCGGGATGGAGGGCACCCGCCCGGTGCTGGTGGAAATTCAGGCTTTGGTCGCCCCTTCACCGCTGGGCACACCGCGCCGGGCGGTGGTCGGCTGGGATTCGTCCCGCCTCTCCATGGTTCTGGCCGTTCTGGAAACACGTTGCGGTGTCCGCATTGGCGCGAATGACATTTATCTCAATGTTGCCGGCGGTCTCAAAATCAATGAACCTGCCGCAGATCTGGCGGTTGCCGCCGCGCTGATCTCGTCGCTGACCAACGCGCCCTTGCCCTCGGACGCGGTCTATTTTGGCGAAATCAGCCTCTCGGGCGGTGTGCGGCCTGTATCACACGCGGCGCTCCGCTTGCGGGAATCGGGCAAGCTTGGTTTTGCATCCGCCTATACCGGCCGGATCGCCAAGAGCGATGGCAGCGAAACCCTTCGTTTGCACGAATTCTCCAGCCTCAGCGAACTGGTGGGCCGGATTGCCGCCAGCGCGCCACCGCCGCAGGAGCCATCGGAAGATTGA
- the alr gene encoding alanine racemase, with protein sequence MAVSSPTGLGGRLTIDLGAIVKNWRALDAISARALTGAVVKSDAYGTGLIPTSMALFGAGARFFFVATPDEAVALRQQLPEAHIFVLNGLYPGAARIYEKERLMPVLASIEMLDEWLAHCVSANEAFPAALQFDTGMNRLGVRLQESDQVRDRLDEFGYMPQMIMSHLACADQPSHEKNRTQLALFQSILAQFPGIPASLANSAGTMISRENHFQMVRPGIALFGGRAVNGRKNPMAPVVKLEVPVLQVHDGKTGETVGYGAGYTLDRDSRIAILAIGYGDGFLRSLSSTNTRQGGRAVFNNRIAPLIGRVSMDTVAVDVTDLGDAAPKPGDMMEVLGKTITVDGQADPGGTIGYEMLTNLKGRYKRAYISPPAPNTGG encoded by the coding sequence ATGGCCGTATCTTCTCCCACAGGTCTGGGCGGCCGTCTCACCATCGATCTGGGTGCCATTGTCAAAAACTGGCGGGCGCTCGACGCCATCAGTGCGCGGGCACTGACCGGGGCCGTGGTTAAATCCGATGCCTATGGCACGGGCCTCATCCCCACCAGCATGGCGCTTTTTGGCGCGGGGGCACGGTTCTTTTTCGTGGCAACGCCTGATGAGGCGGTGGCCCTGCGCCAGCAATTGCCGGAAGCGCATATCTTTGTGCTCAACGGTCTCTATCCCGGTGCCGCGCGCATTTATGAAAAAGAGCGGCTCATGCCCGTTCTGGCCTCCATCGAAATGCTCGATGAATGGCTGGCCCATTGCGTCAGCGCCAATGAGGCATTCCCGGCGGCCCTGCAATTCGATACCGGCATGAACCGGCTCGGCGTCCGCCTGCAGGAATCCGATCAGGTCCGCGACCGGCTCGATGAATTTGGCTATATGCCACAAATGATCATGAGCCATCTGGCCTGTGCGGACCAACCCAGCCACGAGAAGAACCGGACCCAGCTGGCGCTGTTCCAGTCGATCCTGGCCCAGTTCCCCGGCATTCCCGCGTCCCTTGCCAATTCCGCCGGCACGATGATCAGCCGCGAAAACCATTTCCAGATGGTGCGGCCCGGCATCGCCCTTTTCGGGGGCCGCGCCGTCAATGGCCGCAAAAACCCCATGGCGCCGGTCGTCAAGCTGGAAGTGCCTGTATTGCAGGTGCACGACGGCAAGACCGGCGAAACCGTTGGCTATGGCGCCGGTTACACGCTTGACCGTGACAGCCGGATTGCCATTCTGGCCATCGGGTATGGCGACGGGTTCCTGCGCTCCCTTTCCAGCACCAATACCCGTCAGGGTGGCCGGGCCGTGTTTAACAACCGGATCGCGCCGCTGATCGGGCGGGTCTCGATGGATACGGTCGCTGTGGATGTCACCGATCTGGGTGATGCCGCGCCAAAGCCGGGCGATATGATGGAAGTGCTTGGCAAGACCATCACCGTTGACGGTCAGGCTGATCCCGGCGGCACTATCGGCTATGAAATGCTGACCAATCTCAAGGGCCGCTACAAGCGCGCCTATATCAGCCCCCCTGCCCCGAATACGGGCGGCTAA
- the rpsR gene encoding 30S ribosomal protein S18 — MAIKDLTTTQARRPFQRRRKTCPFSGEGAPTIDYKDVRLLQRYVSERGKIVPSRITAVSAKKQRELARAIKRARFLGLLAYLVA; from the coding sequence ATGGCTATTAAAGATCTCACCACGACCCAGGCCCGCCGGCCTTTCCAGCGTCGCCGCAAGACCTGCCCGTTTTCAGGCGAAGGCGCACCGACCATCGATTACAAAGACGTGCGCTTGCTGCAGCGCTATGTCTCCGAGCGCGGCAAGATCGTGCCGAGCCGCATCACGGCCGTTTCTGCAAAGAAGCAGCGTGAACTGGCCCGTGCCATCAAGCGCGCCCGCTTTCTCGGCCTTCTGGCCTATCTGGTCGCTTAA
- a CDS encoding replicative DNA helicase: protein MAEVRQLRPQEEQEYRLAPHNVEAEQALLGAILVNNEAFYRVSDFLEGEHFYEPIHREIYEVCGKIIRAGKTATPITAKTFLPDELVVDVTMSHYLARLAAEATTVLNAFDYGRSIYDLAIRRSLILVGEEMVETAYSADVDSTPEKQIEDAEKHLFDLAERGRYDGGFQGFNAALRDAIEMAGEAYHRDGSLSGTATGLTDLDRLMGGLQRSDLIILAARPAMGKTSLATNIAFNVARAYKAEPTPDGHMKTVNGGCVGFFSLEMSAEQLATRILAEQAEISSSDIRRGNIHESQFSKLVDTSNLMSQVPLFIDDTGGLNIAQLMARARRLKRQKGLDLLIIDYLQLLSGSSKRSDNRVQELTEITTGLKALAKELEVPIIALSQLSRQVENRDDKRPQLADLRESGSIEQDADVVLFVYRDEYYLKNKEPKEGSPEHLQWQGEMDLVHGRADVIIGKQRHGPTGTIQLSFEAQFTRFSNLAKSDYLPERME from the coding sequence ATGGCCGAGGTACGGCAGCTCCGTCCGCAGGAAGAACAAGAATATCGCCTTGCACCGCATAATGTGGAAGCCGAACAGGCGCTATTGGGCGCGATTCTGGTCAATAACGAAGCGTTTTACCGGGTTTCAGACTTTCTCGAAGGCGAACATTTCTACGAACCGATCCATCGGGAAATCTACGAGGTCTGCGGCAAGATCATTCGTGCCGGCAAAACCGCCACACCGATCACCGCCAAGACCTTTCTGCCTGACGAACTGGTCGTTGACGTCACCATGTCGCATTATCTGGCCCGGCTGGCCGCCGAAGCGACGACCGTTCTCAATGCCTTTGACTATGGCCGGTCGATCTATGATCTGGCTATTCGCCGCTCCCTGATCCTTGTTGGCGAGGAAATGGTTGAGACGGCCTATAGCGCCGATGTGGATTCAACGCCCGAAAAGCAGATTGAGGATGCGGAAAAGCATTTGTTCGATCTGGCAGAACGCGGGCGTTACGATGGCGGCTTTCAGGGTTTCAACGCCGCATTGCGCGATGCCATCGAAATGGCCGGCGAAGCCTATCACCGCGATGGTTCGCTATCGGGCACAGCCACCGGGCTGACCGATCTGGATCGCCTCATGGGCGGTTTGCAGCGGTCGGATCTGATTATTCTCGCCGCCCGTCCCGCCATGGGCAAAACCTCGCTGGCGACCAATATCGCCTTCAACGTGGCACGCGCCTACAAGGCAGAGCCGACGCCTGACGGGCACATGAAAACCGTCAATGGCGGCTGTGTGGGGTTCTTCTCGCTCGAAATGAGCGCCGAACAGCTGGCGACACGTATTCTGGCCGAACAGGCTGAAATTTCCTCATCGGATATCCGGCGCGGTAATATTCACGAAAGCCAGTTCTCCAAACTTGTCGACACCTCCAACCTGATGAGCCAGGTGCCGCTGTTTATCGATGACACCGGTGGTTTGAACATTGCGCAGTTGATGGCGCGCGCCCGCCGCCTGAAGCGGCAAAAGGGTCTCGACCTGCTGATCATCGACTATTTGCAGTTGCTGTCCGGTTCCTCGAAACGCTCTGACAACCGCGTGCAGGAACTGACCGAAATCACCACCGGTCTCAAGGCCCTGGCCAAGGAACTTGAAGTGCCGATCATTGCGCTTTCCCAGCTGAGCCGTCAGGTGGAAAACCGCGACGACAAGCGGCCCCAGCTCGCCGATTTGCGTGAATCCGGCTCGATCGAGCAGGACGCTGACGTCGTGCTGTTCGTTTATCGCGACGAATATTATCTGAAGAACAAGGAGCCCAAGGAAGGTTCGCCCGAGCATTTGCAATGGCAGGGTGAGATGGATCTGGTTCACGGGCGCGCCGATGTCATCATCGGCAAGCAGCGTCACGGCCCCACCGGCACTATTCAGCTGTCGTTCGAGGCCCAGTTCACGCGCTTCTCGAACCTCGCCAAATCCGACTACCTTCCGGAACGTATGGAATAG
- the rpsF gene encoding 30S ribosomal protein S6, with amino-acid sequence MAYYEHIFMARQDVSAQQVEELTATYTELLGNNGGKVTKTEYWGVKTLSYKINKNRKAHYTLLNIDAPHTAVAEMERHMRINEDVLRFMTIRVDALEEGPSVMMQKRDRDDRPGGDRGPRGPRRF; translated from the coding sequence ATGGCTTATTACGAGCATATCTTTATGGCGCGGCAGGATGTCTCCGCCCAGCAGGTTGAGGAATTGACCGCAACCTATACCGAACTTCTCGGCAATAATGGTGGCAAGGTCACCAAGACCGAATATTGGGGTGTCAAAACCCTCTCCTACAAAATCAACAAAAACCGCAAGGCACATTACACGCTGCTGAACATTGACGCACCGCACACAGCGGTTGCCGAAATGGAACGCCACATGCGTATCAATGAAGATGTGCTGCGCTTCATGACCATCCGTGTCGATGCGCTTGAAGAAGGCCCCTCGGTAATGATGCAGAAGCGCGACCGTGACGACCGTCCCGGTGGCGATCGCGGCCCCCGTGGCCCGCGCCGGTTCTAG
- a CDS encoding L,D-transpeptidase yields the protein MNSLTNPSRRRFLALGSSMAVLALTACAPTQRRVPRVYEAPIPDEYQRMYAAMPNERFPLPAVNLRRLDPKYYRQVVDDPTGERPGTIVISTADRFLYLVQENGKALRYGVGLGREGFSWSGRGYIALKREWPTWTPPAEMIERQPELEEYRNGMAPGLENPLGARALYIFQDGRDTLYRIHGNPDETSIGKAVSSGCVRLLQQDIIDLHARVPIGTKLVVI from the coding sequence ATGAATTCTTTGACTAACCCCAGCCGGCGCCGCTTCCTGGCGCTGGGATCGAGTATGGCTGTGCTCGCACTGACCGCTTGCGCTCCCACGCAGCGCCGGGTGCCGCGCGTTTATGAAGCGCCTATTCCTGATGAATATCAGCGCATGTATGCAGCAATGCCCAATGAGCGGTTTCCGCTGCCTGCCGTAAACCTGCGCCGGCTCGACCCTAAATATTATCGCCAGGTCGTCGATGACCCCACCGGTGAACGCCCGGGCACAATCGTCATCAGCACGGCGGACCGTTTCCTTTATCTGGTTCAGGAAAACGGCAAGGCCCTGCGCTATGGCGTCGGTCTTGGCCGCGAGGGCTTTTCATGGTCCGGCCGCGGCTATATCGCGCTGAAACGCGAATGGCCGACATGGACGCCGCCCGCCGAGATGATCGAACGTCAGCCCGAGCTGGAAGAATACCGCAATGGCATGGCACCCGGTCTCGAAAACCCGCTCGGTGCCCGTGCGCTCTACATCTTCCAGGATGGCCGCGACACGCTTTACCGCATTCACGGCAACCCGGACGAAACGTCCATCGGTAAAGCCGTATCAAGTGGCTGCGTCCGCCTGTTGCAGCAGGACATTATCGATTTGCATGCCCGCGTGCCGATCGGCACCAAGCTGGTTGTGATCTAA
- a CDS encoding DUF2147 domain-containing protein, with product MKLSKIITTAILLSGLTAMPVQADELTPYGTWQTKGGESRYEVMPCGETKICAKLTWLRADARTEENLQYLNKYVVKGAVASAPNKWRGTVHYDGQKIGGSVTLVNQNALRLQGCQLIFCKSLEFKRI from the coding sequence ATGAAATTGTCGAAAATCATCACCACCGCAATCCTGTTGTCCGGCCTGACGGCCATGCCGGTTCAGGCGGATGAACTTACCCCTTATGGCACCTGGCAGACCAAGGGCGGCGAATCCCGTTATGAAGTCATGCCCTGCGGCGAGACAAAAATCTGCGCCAAGCTGACCTGGTTACGTGCCGATGCCCGCACCGAGGAAAACCTGCAATATTTGAACAAATATGTCGTCAAGGGCGCGGTCGCCTCGGCCCCGAACAAATGGCGCGGCACCGTCCATTATGACGGTCAGAAAATCGGCGGCAGCGTGACCCTGGTCAACCAGAACGCACTGCGCCTGCAGGGTTGCCAGCTGATTTTCTGCAAATCACTCGAATTCAAACGGATCTAG
- a CDS encoding SDR family NAD(P)-dependent oxidoreductase produces the protein MTNKQDLTDKVVLITGASRGIGYATALEAARRGAHVIAVARTVGGLEDLDDAIQAMGGATTLVPLDLTDYDAIDRLGAAIFERWGRLDGLIGNAGMLGVLMPVAHIAPKEFEKTLAVNVTANYRLLRSMDALLRQSAAGKAVFVSSGAAKSAKPFWGLYAASKAALDAMIKSYSGEMANTSVQTNLFNPGPVRTAMRAKAMPGEDPDTLPAPAEIAPFLVDMISPEHNANGQMFNMADKSLTAI, from the coding sequence GTGACCAACAAACAAGACCTGACCGATAAAGTTGTGCTCATCACAGGGGCATCACGTGGCATTGGCTATGCCACAGCGCTGGAAGCCGCCCGGCGCGGTGCGCATGTGATTGCGGTCGCGCGCACCGTTGGCGGTCTTGAAGATCTCGATGACGCCATTCAGGCCATGGGCGGCGCCACGACCCTGGTGCCCCTCGATTTGACCGATTACGATGCCATCGACCGGCTTGGCGCGGCGATTTTTGAACGCTGGGGACGGCTCGACGGGCTGATCGGCAATGCCGGCATGCTCGGCGTTTTGATGCCTGTCGCCCATATCGCGCCCAAGGAGTTCGAGAAAACCCTCGCGGTCAATGTCACCGCCAATTATCGCCTGTTGCGCTCCATGGACGCCTTGTTGCGTCAGTCGGCAGCGGGCAAGGCGGTATTTGTCTCCTCGGGTGCCGCCAAAAGCGCGAAGCCCTTCTGGGGGCTTTATGCGGCGAGCAAGGCGGCGCTCGATGCCATGATCAAAAGCTATTCAGGCGAAATGGCCAATACCAGCGTTCAGACCAATCTGTTCAATCCCGGCCCGGTGCGCACGGCGATGCGGGCCAAGGCCATGCCGGGCGAAGATCCGGATACCCTGCCCGCCCCGGCAGAAATTGCGCCCTTCCTGGTCGACATGATCAGTCCTGAACACAATGCCAACGGGCAGATGTTCAACATGGCGGACAAGTCACTTACTGCGATTTAA